The genomic interval TTGCCAGCTTTGAAAATTCGATTAACTTTATACTATCAGCTAGTTTTCCCAAATgcttggttttgggattttgttGTAATCCCaagctctttttttctttctttttttaaaataggtaTTCCTCCATTGTACGTAAGTGATGACTTGTTAATAAAAGTTGAGATATCgtcttcttaaaaatatatatttttattttttataggaaatcaaaatatcattaaTAATGAGGATTACTGATATTTTTTAAGCCAAATGGCCTGAGAAAGAATATTACATTAAAGTCATCATTAGTGACAAAACCACAAGTCATGTCATTGTATACAATGGAATGAGCTTCCATTGATTATTATATTGGTTAGGTAGTTTTTTCGgttttactaataaaattttcaatacaTCTTCTATAATGATTTTGAAGCCATCAGGGTTTTATAATGCGGTACCCGGGCTAGAACCTGTAACCGGAACCCGGTTATCCTGGTTCTAGACCGGGCTAGGAAAAAATTCGGTCTGAATGAACAGACCTAAATACATATTCTTTAATGAATTTGAAGCCAAatgcaagaataaaataattaatacaagccCCGAGGCTACAAGTTACGACTTGAATGTTACTAAAGCCCTTGATATACATCATGTCATGTAGAGTAGTTTTTCTATGTATCAGTACAAGTTCAACCATTAAAGCTGTAGCctacttcatcttctttttcattaaaatttctTGACCACAGATATTATATCCCCTTGTTGAGGTAGAAAACCAATTACAATCTGCAAATTAAAGAGCATTCAATGAATAACCAAAACGTACATCATTTTTCCTCAATGGAAGTACTACTTTCAACCATTAGAATATCATCTAGAGTTTTGCTAATCACAATCTATCTATTGCACCAAGAGTACCTTTTCATGTTTGTATAACAAGATACCAAAATGGGAGCTCACCTGTTACTTCCACATGTTCTCCATCCACCCTTCGGTCCCTTACACGTAGAGTATATTCAGCATACAATTTTCCTTTTGGGGGAGGAGTTTCCCAATCAGACAATGATAAAAACAACTTGATATAGCTTTCACCATCGTCAGTTGAAACTGCTCTCGGATATAGCTTCAACTCCCTGTGTTCATGATCAATGGAAATAGAGGTAAAAAAATTAGGGAACAattaatacatgcataaatatatcAGCTAGAATGACACATACCATTTACGTTCCCCAACTCTGAACTCTTTTGACAAAGATTCCACATTTATTGCTGAAAACCTTCCAATGTCCCAACGGCAGTAACCTGTGATTGGAGAACTCAAAATGGACATACGCTCCCCCTTACCAGTACATTTTATGACAAAAACCTCAGCACCAAATACGCAGGAGTCATCAAGAAGGAATCCATTTCGGGCATAGTCAAACATATTAAGGCGGAGAAATTGAGCAAATCCCCATTCAGTTTTCATTGCATGAAAACGCCTTATTTTCCCATTATGATCATCTATATAGAggaaaaaagtttaattatattaaaacaaattaagtgaaagaacaaggaaaaaaaCACTAAGGGCAAGAGAATTCTTAAATTGCACGTACATAGTTTATTCATACATTAATATCAGACAAACATGAGCTACCTTGGAGGGTAGAGTACTCGCCCCGAATCTGATCCAACACAAACAATTTGAACATTGCATTAACCTCCCAACCAAGAGGTAAAGAATCTGTATCTTCAATCACCAAGTAGAGTGAAATATATCCATCGCCGTCGCATTCTTTTCTTCCACTTGGGTAGAAAGATAATTTCCTAATTCAAGATTTAGATCAGAACCAAAAGGCCATTAAAACCGGACCTGACAGGATGGCAAGAACAAATTAAGGGATTCATATATGCATACCATTTATAGCCACCAATTTCGAAAACCTCTGAGTCATACTTGGGCTCTTTGTCCCCTGGAAATATCTTTATGATTTTTGAGAATGATTCAATCTTGAATGTGTAGTGAGCTGGTGGCAGATCTCTCGTAATTAATCTTGTCACTTCTGTTGATGGTTGAAATTTTTAGATAATATCATCACAGTGCATTTAACATGTTTTACAATAAACCAGTGTATAAAGCACACCATCCATCTACATCATGATTTAAATGGTAAactttgatttgtaaaatttaaattttaaaatttatcttcaaaatcaaattatgtcatataagtaGTACTATGTGGTACAAATGCCTTAGAATATCAGTTTAACCCAACAAGTTTCAAAAAgctaaagaaaatatttttctcaattaaatatatatcatcTTTAATTTGAATCCCTTTAGCTACCTCCACTTTACTGATCTCCGATCCGAGTTTTTCTTAATTCACACCCAGAATTCCGAAAGAACTTGTGTACTTTCATTAGAGAAGTAATTATTGGAAATAATAATCTCATTTGATAATCACGAACTGCATATTAATATCTTACAAGTCTTTAAGCATgttgataattatattcttTCAGCTTCTGGCCTTCAgttatacttattaaaaaattatactcgacatatatgcatgcacaaCCCTGCACGTACCTACGGCAGAATATactcaaaaaatacaaaatagaacttaaaaaaaaaaccccggCCATCATAAATCTGCTTGGGTGATCTTCTTTTGTGAGAGAGATCatggctgagagagagagagagagagagagggcataCCAGGCCGGGAGAGGATGGCCGCCATGTTGATAGGAGATTTTAAcgttaattaatctgaaaatctGCTTTTGTGTGTTCCTTTGCGATCGAAAGATGTGAACCCTATCGTTCTTGTTGctctactctctctctatctctctctctcaatatatatatatgctacgTACAATATTCCATCGTAAATCTCCTAGGTTTACTCACGTACATGACCATTAAGAAATTTAAGATTCTAACGTCAATTACAAAACTGGGATAAAAGCAAATTGATGAGACGCAAGGCCAAGTAATgtaatattcttttttgtttcagcAACCTTTTcagttagttttattttttaaataaaaaaataaatcttttggcCTTGGTGATCTTTTCCCTTACTTTTCGTATATTCTTGCTTTGCATTTGATAAATCCTGATTCTAGGAGACcaaattaaaagtttttaattGGCAGCATTTAACCAGCTAGAATGGTTACCTGGGCTACGGCATTCAAGCTCTACGACCTGATCATCATTAATTACactagttttgtttttgtgaacATTATTTTCTGGGCAAGTTTAATTTTGTGATACACCAAAAGAATATATAAGTCAAGGAATCACTTGAAAATCTCGGCATAGCGATCTAGTAATTAAGA from Juglans regia cultivar Chandler chromosome 2, Walnut 2.0, whole genome shotgun sequence carries:
- the LOC108991592 gene encoding MATH domain and coiled-coil domain-containing protein At2g05420-like — its product is MAAILSRPEVTRLITRDLPPAHYTFKIESFSKIIKIFPGDKEPKYDSEVFEIGGYKWKLSFYPSGRKECDGDGYISLYLVIEDTDSLPLGWEVNAMFKLFVLDQIRGEYSTLQDDHNGKIRRFHAMKTEWGFAQFLRLNMFDYARNGFLLDDSCVFGAEVFVIKCTGKGERMSILSSPITGYCRWDIGRFSAINVESLSKEFRVGERKWELKLYPRAVSTDDGESYIKLFLSLSDWETPPPKGKLYAEYTLRVRDRRVDGEHVEVTDCNWFSTSTRGYNICGQEILMKKKMK